Part of the Methanolobus chelungpuianus genome is shown below.
GTTCTTTAAGGCGGCCAGGAAGTATTTCCAGAAGCACGGTCTCAAGCATGTCCAGAGTGTCTATGACCGGGAAATGAGAAAAATTAACAAAGGCGGGCAGGCAAAAGTGTTTGTTTTCTGTAACGGCGGTTTCGAGGAGCGCATGGCCAGGGAATGAAACGGCATTATCCCTCCCTCCCCCATGACCCCGTAGCCTTACCTCCCAGCGCCAGTTTGCCGAGCACGCGCCTGAAGCGTTCGCTCACCTGGGATGGTACGGCATGCTCATAGGGTGTCCCGGGCAATGAGGTGAGGTAGTGGGCGTGAATATTACCTCCTTTTCTGCATATCCATTCTATCATGTCCAGGCTTTTGTCCTGGTCATCCTCGCTCTCGCCGGGAAAACCTACTATGAAATCGACCACAGGGGTGATGCCACTCTCAAAACAAAGCTCGATGCCGCGGTAGGTATCCTCTACGGTGTGGCCTCTCTGTATATCCCGCAGCACTTCGTCGCTGCCGGACTGTGCGCCCAGGTTAAGCTTTGTATTGCTGCAATACCTTGTGATAAGCCCGATGGATTCTTCGGTAATGAACTCCGGCCTGACCTCGGAGGGGAAAGTGCCAAAATAGATGTTCCTGTCCCCTATCCTGCGCAGTTCGCAGAGCAGTTTCTCCACCTTGTCAAACCGGGGATGGATACCGTCACTCCCATAGGCAAGTGCGTTGGACGAGGTGAATCTGAGGTCATTGTAGTACTTCGCCCACTTCAGGATCGAGTCAATGCTCCTGTGCCTGAGCCTGCCTCCGAAGATACGCGGGGTCTGGCAATATTTGCACCTGAAAGGACACCCCCTGCTGATCTCCAGCGGCGCCATGGCGATATCCGGATCGAAGCAAGGATATTGGTTCAGGTCCACCGGCTCCCGGGGGAGAGTGAGAACGACCTTTCCACTCTCATTTTTATATGCGATGCCTTTAACTCCAGTAACATCTCCGCCTGAATTTATAGTCTCTATAAGCTCGGGAAGGGTTTCTTCTCCTTCCCCAATTACCGCATAGTCAAAAAAACGAAGTGTCTCCTCAGGTGCGCCTGAAGGGTGAGGACCGCCTGCAATGAACACGGAATCCGTGCCCGCACCTGCGACCTCCTCAAAAACAGACTGCTTCTGCCTGCTTGCAAAGCTGTAGACCATTATCCCGTCTTTTGGGCACTTAGTTATGTGAGCCCCGGGAAGAAGCGGTGCAAGTGCGGCTAAGCTATATGAATTCTTGTTATTCCAGCGAAGATTGATGTCCATATGCCACTATTGATGTTCATTCGATTGTCTCTACGACACCGTTAGTGCCGTCAACCCTGACAGTATCTCCGTTCTTAAGTAACTTAAAGGGGTCCTGCTCCATCCTGTCAACCAGGGGAATGCCTGATATAATGGCTCCGACAGCCACTATGGGTTCGGACTCGGAGTTTATCATGGCTGCAGGTGCAACGTTGTTCTTTATCAGCTGGTACAGCACATACGAGCCTACAGTGGACCCTTTCCCGTGAGGGAACACCAGCACCCTGTCCTTGATGCACTGTCCGAAGAGTTCGTGCTTTGGCTCGACGATCACACCGGTCTTCGGGTCCACGTTGCCAAGGAAGGATATGGACTCGCAGGTAAGGAGCACCTGTCCCTCCGCTATTCCCCTGGAGATCTTCCTGCAATTAACTCTCATCCTGTACAGCCTCCCTTACGCACTGTTCAATGCTGCCGTATCTTGAGGCGACACCGCACATGCTGGGCACATAGGCAAGGGCCTTGCCGGAATTGACCATCATGCAGCGATAGTTATTAGTGGCCGGGGACACCACCATGCATGTGTCACATACTATCTTGGCCCCGCTCTTCTCAATATCCCTCACAAGATCGGGATATCTTTCTGCCACCTCCCTGGAGGTGCATATCCACATTTCCTTACGGACGTTCTTGCCTGCAAGCAGCCTTGCGATATCCTTCAGTTCCCCGGGTGAACAGTGAGGACATCCCACGGTGATTATGTCCGTTTCTTGTTCTTCTTTGCATTCAGTCTCGGATTCGTAGACTTCCAGTATCTGTTCTCTCTCAATGGTCAGATTCTCGTCAGGTCTCTTAAACTTCGACCTGATCGCCTCGGGTGTAACGCCTTCAACATGATACAGTGCAACCGCCCCGGAAGCAGCCAGCGCGGCGCCGAGGGACTTTAACTCGTCACCCGAAGGCTTCCCCTTCAGGTAGAATATCGGCACCCTGTTCCCGATAACCCTGCCTGCCACATATCCCAGTGCCCCGTAATCAGCCCCGGAAAGGTCAATATCCACTGTCACTGCCATGACAGGTTCGCGCATCTCGTCAAGGTGATATCCATAGTTTGCGGTCTTGCCCACAAGCGCGGCTGAGAGTGCCGAAGGCCCGCCTTCTCTGTTTGTCCGCGCCCCTATCACCGAATTGGCATAGCATACGGCTGATGACTCGCTCCATGCCAGGTGATCGCCGTAGCCTGCATCGAAGCCTTCCAGATAGTACGGAGTGCAGGTGCACTTTGTGCGGATGCCAAGGTTCTCATAAGCCGTGATGATCTCCTGCTGCTTTCCGGCAAACTCCGGCTCAATACCCATATCCTGCCAGCGCATCATGTCCATGCCTGCAGGATTGAGTATGGCAGGTATCCTTGCCTTGCCTTTGAGGTCGGATATCCATTCAAGTCCGGCATCTCCTATTGTCTTGTAGGACACGCCTGCTATCTGGGCGCTCTTGACGGGTATCAGGCTGTCCGCACCGTAAATGTCCCCCAGGGCCACAAGGATCTCTATGGCCTTGCGCAGGGTTTCGCCGTACTCGCCTTCCAGGGTCTTCTCTTCTTTCTTTGTAAGATACATGGGAACCTGCCGCTATCACTCAGGGGGCATTCTTGCCCTTTTGAAGCTCTCGGACTCTGCCAGTACTTTTGTTGCGTCGATGCCGACCTTTGTGGTCGTTCCGTCCGGCGCGCCCCTGGGATCAAGGGAACTGCCCCTGACGTGGGGTACTATCATGATGTCCATATCACCCTTCACCCTGGTGGCAATGGCAAACTCCACATCCTTCATATCAAATATGTCGATATCGTCATCCACCACGACCACATGCTTGAGGCTGGTGTGGCTTGCAAATGCCGCCATGATGGCATTCTTACCGTCGCCCTCGGTCTGTTTCTCTATCTGGACCACAGCATGCAGGTAGCAGCATCCGCCCTCGGTGAGCACTACATTCTTCACAGTGGTCACTTCGCTCACGGCCTTGAATATCCTGGGCTCGTAGGGCACTCCCATCATGAGCAGGTGCTCAGGCCCCGCTGGAAGGATGCCGTGATATATTGGGTCCTTCCGGTGCAGTATCCTGGTAATATGAATGACGGGCTCTTTCCTGACAACATCGTAAGTGCCGGTGATATCGACAAATGGACCCTCGTCCACGCGCTCTTTCGGGTCGATGTACCCTTCGAGCACTATCTCGGCATGCGGGACCTTTATTCCGTTGCTGCACTCGAACACCTCCAGCGGCTTACCCATGAGCGCGGCTGCATAGTTGAATTCTTTTCCTGCAGGCACCCTTGTGGTGGAAGCGTATGTGACTGCCGGGTCGGCGCCTATGACTATTGCCACAGGCAGTTTCTCTCCCTTCTCAGCAGCCTTCCTGTGCATTACATAGGTATGCCTGGGAGCCACCAGTCTTGCAGCAAGTCTGGTCCTGTCCACGACCAGAAGCCTGTGGATGGCAGCGTTCATCACTCCGCCGTACTCGGTCACAACCACACCAGCGGTAATGTAGGGTCCTGCATCCTTTTCAAAATGCGTCATAATGGGA
Proteins encoded:
- a CDS encoding TIGR04013 family B12-binding domain/radical SAM domain-containing protein; the encoded protein is MDINLRWNNKNSYSLAALAPLLPGAHITKCPKDGIMVYSFASRQKQSVFEEVAGAGTDSVFIAGGPHPSGAPEETLRFFDYAVIGEGEETLPELIETINSGGDVTGVKGIAYKNESGKVVLTLPREPVDLNQYPCFDPDIAMAPLEISRGCPFRCKYCQTPRIFGGRLRHRSIDSILKWAKYYNDLRFTSSNALAYGSDGIHPRFDKVEKLLCELRRIGDRNIYFGTFPSEVRPEFITEESIGLITRYCSNTKLNLGAQSGSDEVLRDIQRGHTVEDTYRGIELCFESGITPVVDFIVGFPGESEDDQDKSLDMIEWICRKGGNIHAHYLTSLPGTPYEHAVPSQVSERFRRVLGKLALGGKATGSWGREG
- a CDS encoding DUF126 domain-containing protein, producing the protein MYRMRVNCRKISRGIAEGQVLLTCESISFLGNVDPKTGVIVEPKHELFGQCIKDRVLVFPHGKGSTVGSYVLYQLIKNNVAPAAMINSESEPIVAVGAIISGIPLVDRMEQDPFKLLKNGDTVRVDGTNGVVETIE
- a CDS encoding aconitase X, which gives rise to MYLTKKEEKTLEGEYGETLRKAIEILVALGDIYGADSLIPVKSAQIAGVSYKTIGDAGLEWISDLKGKARIPAILNPAGMDMMRWQDMGIEPEFAGKQQEIITAYENLGIRTKCTCTPYYLEGFDAGYGDHLAWSESSAVCYANSVIGARTNREGGPSALSAALVGKTANYGYHLDEMREPVMAVTVDIDLSGADYGALGYVAGRVIGNRVPIFYLKGKPSGDELKSLGAALAASGAVALYHVEGVTPEAIRSKFKRPDENLTIEREQILEVYESETECKEEQETDIITVGCPHCSPGELKDIARLLAGKNVRKEMWICTSREVAERYPDLVRDIEKSGAKIVCDTCMVVSPATNNYRCMMVNSGKALAYVPSMCGVASRYGSIEQCVREAVQDES
- a CDS encoding UbiD family decarboxylase, with product MREFIEKLKKAGKLVEISRPVSRVFEAPRIAKQTPAPVLFHNVDGSRAIMNVLGSRDELAAMFGVDKDRIIQKLSEVDPDGEVVPVKDSPTKEVVETEVDLTKLPIMTHFEKDAGPYITAGVVVTEYGGVMNAAIHRLLVVDRTRLAARLVAPRHTYVMHRKAAEKGEKLPVAIVIGADPAVTYASTTRVPAGKEFNYAAALMGKPLEVFECSNGIKVPHAEIVLEGYIDPKERVDEGPFVDITGTYDVVRKEPVIHITRILHRKDPIYHGILPAGPEHLLMMGVPYEPRIFKAVSEVTTVKNVVLTEGGCCYLHAVVQIEKQTEGDGKNAIMAAFASHTSLKHVVVVDDDIDIFDMKDVEFAIATRVKGDMDIMIVPHVRGSSLDPRGAPDGTTTKVGIDATKVLAESESFKRARMPPE